ATACAAGGGATACTAAAAATGGCAAAAATTCCATTGGAATTAAAGTACGAACTCTATGAAGGAACAGTACAAAATCATGATGCTGATATCGATTTCATTAATAAAGAGTATAAGAAAACATATAAGAGATTACCTTTAACTTTAAGAGAAGATTTTGGTGGTACTGCTGCAATGACTTGCGACTGGGTTAAGCAGAGTAAGGATCATCTCGGTTGGGCCATTGATCTTGATCCTGAACCAATTACTTATGGTAAGAAAACTCACTATGCTAAATTAAATACAGATCAACAATCTCGCATGAAATATATCGAAGGAAATGTTCTCGCAAAGAGAGATTTTAAGGCTGAAGTTGTTGTTGCTTTTAATTTCTCATACTTCATTTTCAAAAATAGAAATACGCTTGTTGAGTATTTTAAAATGGTGAGAGAGGGTCTTGATAAGAATGGGATGTTCTTTCTTGATATTTTTGGTGGTACTGAAGCACGCCAAGAGCTTGTTGAGGAAACTGAACACGAGAACCACACTTACTTCTGGGATTGTGATAAGTACAACCCTCTCACTGAAGAAGTTATGTATTACATTCATTTTCAAACTCATGAAGATGGTGTGAAGTATGAAAAGGTTTTTAAGTATGACTGGAGACATTGGAGTATTGGAGAGATTCGCGATGCTTTATATGATGCTGGATTCAGTGATGTTATAACTTACTGGGAAGGAACAGACGAAGATGGTGAAGGTGATGGAGAATTCTATCGCGCTACTGTTGAAGAGAACTGTGAGTCTTGGGTTACTTATATTGGAGCTCTTCCTTAGTAAGAAAGAGACTCAATTTCAAATTTGCTCTTTGAAATGATATCTGGAATTTTGTATGACTCCGGATACACGACAAAGAGCTTTTTATTTTCTGCATTATCTAACTTTTCAAGAATCATTTTAAAATCTTCAAAGTCATTCTTTGAGAATGTATTCTTTGTGTTTGCATTGAAGATAATAAATGGCTTTTTGAAGTTTGATGTAATGAAGTAGTTATTAACATCAAGCTTGATTTCACTAACTTTCGAGTGCTCTAAAAAAATTGATATTCTTCCATCAACAAGGTAATTGAATGTCTGATGTACAGGAGTCACCGTTGTAATTGGCTCTTCTGTGAACCAAATTACTCCCAGGCAATTGTCATCAATAGATGAAAGAATTTTGTCTTCGAGTTCTCTAGATGTCATTATTTTTGAATCTTATCTAATACGCCGTTAACAAATGAAGAAGATTCCTTCGTACCAAACTTCTTAACAAGATTAATGTACTCATTAAGAACTACTTTTTTTGGAGTATCTTCAAAAAGAATTTCATAGGCACCAAGGCTTAAAACTGCTTTTTCAATTGTTCCAATTGAAGAAAGACCTCTTTTGTTCAGGCTCTTTTCAATCGTTCCAAGAATTGCTTTTTCTTCGTTTAAAAAGCCTTTTATAAGTTTTTGACCATGATTTTGAATTGAAGGATTAAGACCATTACCTATATGCTCTTCATCTTCTTTGATATAACTTTCTTCGAATTCAACGATGGCTTCAATATACTTTGCATCTTCTGCAATAATCGCATCTTTTTCTTCTGAAAAATCATCTAGGAATAGACGATAGATAAATTTAAATGCGTACTCTCTTGCTGCTGTTTTATTGCTGAAGTTGGCCGGGTTCACCATGTTTTCCTTTGCTAATACTTATTTTTTCAATACTTTTTTGTAAACTATCGACGAAACCATTAATGTCTTTAAAGCTCCAGTAAAATGAAGCAAAACGAACATAGGCTACAGGATCTAGTTGGTAAAGTTTCTGCATTGTAACTTCACCGACGATCTTTGCTGAAACTTCCCCTGGAAAATTCTCTGCAAGTGCCCTTTCGATTTCATCTATTAAACGGTTAAGATCTGAGGTTGTAACGGGACGTTTTTGCGACGCCTTGTAAATCCCCTTGCTGATCTTTTCACGATTATACGGTTCTCGTCTTTTATCATTCTTTACTATAACTGGCATCTGCAATTGTAATTTTTCATATGTGGTAAATCTCTTTCCACATTCAAGGCACTCACGTCTACGCCTAACAGCGAGGCCATCACTCAAGTGGCGAGAGTCGATAACTTTTGTTTCTTGTGCGTTGCAAGACGGGCAGTACATAAAATAATCCTTAACTCGTCTTTTTTACTTAGATTACCCCTTTCTGACAAGTCTTAACTGCTCCCTTAAAATGGGGATGGAGTTTAATATTGCATAGATATTATAGACACTTATACTTTCGAGATTTGGCTGCGATAAAAAAGTTGAGCTAAGTATTTGGAGCTATTGGATATTTCAAGAATCTATCCCCATCATTGTGCAGCAGTTATTGACCAATCGAAATTGGCTCCCTAACATTTAAAGACACACAATAATTGAGAGGCACGAATGAATCTAACAATCCAGCTAGTACTGCTCGTTTGTTTTGTAACACTAGTAAATCAACTCTTTTAATCTGTTGGCCCCTCCTGAGTGGAGGGGATGCTTTCTTTAAACTGCTCCAGTTAAATGGGGACAACTTTAGAAATTTCCCTGCTATATTAGATATTTGCTGTCTTAATATTCGAACTGCCAGAAATAACTTTATTTATCGCGAAGTAATTATTGAGTAATCAATGATCCTGTCCCCATTTAACTGGAGCAGTTTATAGTTTCTACTATTTTTTGATCTAAGCTCTTGAAAATATGTAATCAAATAAAGAAATAAGTTGAGTTTTTTGCTCGGGTTACCGAATAGTCTGAAATGAAGCTTCTAAAAATCATACTATTATCTTACTTGCTATCGGCTTGCTCGTCGACGACTCTAATTAGAGATCCTGCTTCGATTGGTTTAGAGAATTGTTTTGATGCAATTTCTAGCTTTGACGTAACTAATACTCGAGGCCTTGGCACGATAGGTTCACAAAAATTGTCTCCAGGCTGGAGGCTTGAGGAATCTGACTGGGTTCGTTTAAATCAGGGACAGCGAAATACTCTTCACACCCTAAGGCCTGATCAAAGACTATGGAATATTGAAAATCTCAATCGCGTTAATCTTCCTGTACCAGTTGCGACACTTAAAGATCAGAAGAAATTTTCAAAGATTCATGAAGTGAAACTTCTTGATGTTGCAGATATTGATGGGAATCCTGTTCGACCATTGTTTAAAGTTGATGGAGTCATGAAAGAAGTTGAGACTAACTACGGTCAAAATGTTCGTATGATGCTAGCAAAACTTCCAAGTGGAGAATTTCTTTTTCCGAAAGAACTTGAGCAGTTCGAAGAGGCTGCGATGTTGGCAGATGAATTTTTCAGAAAGAATTTTTCTGATTACGATGATTATCATGTTTATGTAAGTATTCATCAAGGTAAGGTCGTAAAAGAAAATACTCAGGCTCGTCTTGGAAAAAGTGTTGGAGATGATATTGTTCAAGGAAAGAGAACTGGTGCGCATGTTGATGGCTATCAAGTTCCAGAACATATTGAAGATACTACAATTGATCACACAGTCATGGTTTCAGATAATGTCCCAACAGAATTCTTCAATCATCCTTTTGATATTGAAAATATTGGATACTCTGAAGCTCTTCAAAAGTTTGATGATCTCGCAGACATGAGAAAAGTCGTCTATGCACAGCCGTATGTTCTTGCGCTGATTGATGCTTACGGTGTCCATCGAATGGGGATTGCGACCGAGGACGGAGAGAGATCGTTTATAAAATTTAAGCTTTCGAAGAAAGTTTTCAATCAAGAAGGTAATACTTTAAATCCATTAATCGATTATAAGAAGCTAAAAGAAGATGCGACTTCAGGTTTACAGAATCCTCTTTGGAAACGTTGGACAAGTAAGGATGTGAATTTAAGCGAAGGTAGGGGCAATGTTGAATAAGAAGCTTGCGGCCTCATTATTATTTCTAATACTTTCTGCGCTTCTGATTTATAAGAATCCAGGTCAAAGATTTCCGGCCAGTGGACCTTCAAGAGAAGGTGTTTTCATAGGATCCTTTGATCCGTTTACAAAAGGACATATGAGTGTGGTCCTTGCGAGTATTAAAGATTTATCATTAGATAAAATTCATATTCAGGTTAATTCTCTTTCAAATAAAGACTATTCCGCATCGATTGGGGAGCGAATTGAACTCATTAAGAAGGCATTAGAGCACTATCCACTTGATGTTGAAGTGGTCATTGAAGCAGAGCCGGTTGAGGGAAAACGAAAATTTGTTCAAAATCTCCATGAAAAAACTGGAGCCGATATTTATCAAGTTATGGGAGCAGACGTTTTAGAAAAGAGTGATGAGCTTTTTGGGGATCTACCTTATGTAAAGCGATTTGTTGCTCGAAGACTTGATGATGATACACTTCAAAATATTGATTTCAAAGATAATAAACTTGCAAGCTCGGTGAATTTTTTAGATGTGAGGGCCAAGGGAATCTCATCGACTAAAGTAAAAGAAATGCTTCGAAATGGTGATATACCATACGCGTATCTTGAAGGAAATGTGATAGATACAATCGTCAATAAAAAGCTTTATCAATTTCCTGCCCAAGATGTCTCACAATTAAAGAAAGATTTTTTTGGTAAATTCTTTGTCTCGTATATGACTCTATTAAAAGAAGAGATTGATGGACTAACATTGCCTGATTTTAGTAGTGCTCAGGATGTTCAGTTTACATGGAGTCAGTCAAATGAAGGCTTTCTTGAACATCTCATTCGAGTTGTTCTAAAAGAAAATAAAGAACTAACACAAGAAGAAAAGTCAGAGGTTTGGAAAGTTTCAAGAAAAATCTATCAAGATTTATCAATTCAAAAACTTGTCCAAGACTATGAAGTTCTGGTTGGAGAGAAGTCTACTAAAGCGCAAGTTTTTTTAGGAACGTTTGAAAATATTAGTAATGAATTTATTGAGGAAGTATCTCAAGCTATTGAGAATAGCGATGAAAAAATTATTTTTGCAATTGATGCTAATTATATCAAAGCTTCAAGTATTCCAGAAGCTAGAGAGAGAAGGTTGTTAGATTATATTGAAGAAAAATTTCCTTTATATAGAGATAGATTTGAAGTTGTTATTTTTGAACAAGGTGAAAAACCACATATTGTTCAAAATCTTGTTGATCGAAAATTCGGGGTGAAAAGCTCTGTAGTTAAAATTCAAACGAAGTCGGATGAAAGAATTCTTCCAATGAACTTTAATCGTACGATGCTTGAGGAAGTTGAAAAAAAGCTCGTTCTTATGGAAGATGAATTGCGATCTTCATATATTACATTAAACGAAGAAGGTTACTCTCTAAATGATTTAATTCAAAAACTAGAGACAATAGGTGATGAGAGTGCTGATTATGTAAAGGAATGGGAAAAGAGAAATATTTTATATCAAGAAAAATTAGATCGATACTACACATACAATTTCGATTATCAAATTATTTCAAGCATGCTTGAACTTGATGATATTCTCAATGAGTCTGCAAAGAGTATGGATCGCTTTAAAAGAGCAGAGCTTTTAAAATATAAAGAACGTATTCAAGGCCATTTTACGCAATATTTTATGAATAAGGAAAACTATGGCGCCAAAAAAGATGTTTTACGAGTGGATCATTTACAGGGATATTTTAAGTCTCTCCGTGAAACTTATCATTATATTGAAGGAGAACCGACTTTAAGCTTCGCTGAGAAGATCTATTCGATGAGTAAAAGATTTTCTAAGAAATTTAACTCGTTGATAAAAGAAGTGAGATTACTTCCTGAAACATCAAATCTTTTGTTCACTTATTATATTCAAAAATCAAAAAATCCTCAGGATGCAGTGGTCGCGCTTAATAGATACTTTAAGAAAAAAGCAAGAGTCGAGGGCGTTAATATGAAGATGTATGATGATATATCTTCTTTTAACAAGAAAGCAGACGATGTTGTGACAATCTTTACTCCGAATCACGTTCAGGGGGATCTCGACGGTATGTTAATGGGAGAGTTGCAAAGAGATAACTCTCTTCTATTTGCAGCAAGATCACGTATGAAGTGGAGGCAGAAATTATTTGATCAGGTTCCGAATTCAAATCTAATTGTTGTCGGTGGGGAAAGTGATCCTGTGGATGATGTTCTCACAAAGATTAAACTTGGGAACTCAAAAGAGGTGTATATTTATCCCGAAGGTCATTTCGCCGGAATGACAGGGGAGACGCGTGTACCAAAAATTGGCTTCTCTGCCGGTTTGTTACGAAAGTTAAAAATGGAAAATATTAAGTACGAAATTGTACCTATGACGTTTCATGGTAGTGCTGGAATTGTTGGAGATGTTGGAAACTTAAAAGGAAAAGAGCTTGCAATTAATACTGGACGAGTATTGGATGAGAAAATGACGAGTTTTATAGATAAGAACATTCACTCTCGAACATTTTATAATACATTTGTTAGAGCGAATTGGTTAGAAGATCATGCCCTTTCTTCTGATAATATTCACGGAAGCCCAAGTGCAAAAAAGCTGAAGTTAATTCTAGGAAGATATAAATTAGGTGATGTCGATAGTTGTCATGATGTTATGAAGTCGCTTCTCTCAATTTAAAAAGCAACTCCAATTCCGATCCCATAGCGGGCAATATTAACTTTTCGCGTACCTTCTTCCAGAAGATGTTGTTTGTATAGGACATGATACCAAAAATTCTTAGTGAGCTTTTGATTGAAGTAAAGCATGTACTTGAAGCCATTCATTTCTGTTTGAGACTGGACTCCTGTTGATAAAGAAAATTTAAAAGTTGTTGGCTTAAAAAAATCAAAAGTTATCGCTGTGCCAAGAGTCGCAAATAGAATTGCCTGTTGCTCATTATTCAGAGTAGCTGTTTCACCGTTTAGAATTTCTTTAAAATTTAATGAATTAAATCTTTCGTAATCGATACCACCGTAGAAGCTATAGTTTCTTCCAGGAATCGTTCTTTGAAGGTATAAGTTCGCCCCAATCTCTGCTGGTAAATTGATATTTGTATTTTGGACAGTATTTGATTGATCTTTAATTTCAGCTGCCTTTAAGTTTGAATAGTAAGCTGAACTCGCTAGAGACCAATCTACCCAAGATTCTGGAAGATACACAAAACCTGCTCCAACGGTAAAGGGAGAGTTTTGTTGGCTATTAATTTTATTCGAATCAATATCATCTATAAATTGGCCCTGTGATATCGTGGCATGTACAAATCTAACCCAATTAGATTTCTTCTTCATCACCATAGATTGAGTTGATGTGTTGTTTGCCGGCATCCTTTCTGAAGAAGCTGCAAGCTCTGATCGTTTACCCAGTGTGCGGTCGACATAGTCATACTCGGAATTTGCAAGGGCCAGCCCTTCATTAATGTAGAGATCAGGCGCCCACTTATATTCTAAATATGGTGGATGAGGATTACTTACGTAGATATATTGTCCTGAAATATTGGAAACACGACTTAAATGTGGATTCCATTTCCTGAGTAACTTCTCAAAATCTTCTGGGCTTTGAAATTTATAATCAGATTTTTTATACAGTTTATGAGCTATTTCATTAAGGCTTTCACCAGATTCAATTTGATAAACTTCATATCCCTTCGATTTGATGTAATCGAGATCGAATGCTAGGGGAGAAAGTGAAATAAGAAATGTTATAAACAGCTTTTTCATAAAGATATTATATCGAATACTGATCTTGTTTGCATTGCGGCATATATTTCATTTGAAAATATTAGTTGATAAGTTTGTTTCGACTAATTTTTGAATTTTGTGATGCGTGTTCACTTTTTTGTAGTGATTGACTGATATTAGAGCCATAAATTCGAGCCATTTTTTGTCCCGATTTACAAACAAAAAATGTAAAATATTGTAATTAATTGGGCTAATTAATTTTTATTAACCTTCCGATATAATTCAGAGAATGAACTATATAGCATTGTTATTACTATTTATTTTAACTTCTTGTGTTGGTCCTTTAGATAAAGGAGAGATTTCACTTAACCTCAGTCCAGAGGTTGTTAAAAAGCATAAAGAATCAAACTTGGGATTACCTTCTATTTCAACTGTTAGTTTGGACAATGATCAGTTAACAGTTAGTGGATTAAATTTTACAAATCTTTCTTCAGTAAAAATAAATTCTCAAAATTTATCTGTCGTTTCTAACGATGGCTCTACATTAATTTTATCAGCACCAAGTGCAGTGATGCTTGCCCTAAATACAGCACTTAATCTTGTCGTAGAAACAGCGGCAGGAGCGGCATCGGTTTCAGTTACATTTAATCTGGTTGATGGAAGTGTGACGGCCTCAAAAATTGGAGATGGAGAAGTTGGTGCAAATCATCTTTCATCAATGGGTGCAGGTGTTGGTCAAGTTATGCAGTGGAATGGAACGACGTGGGTTCCAACAGATCTATCAGGATTAACTTATCTTGGTTCGTGGGATGCAACGACGTCAGGAGTTGGACCAGATGCAGGAGGAGGATCAAGCGCTGGTGAGTATTATGTTGTTTCAAACCCTGGAACAGTTGATGTTGATGGAATTTCTTCGTGGGCCGCAGGGGACTGGGTAGTTTGGAATGGAACAAGTTGGGATAAGATTGATAACTCAACAGGAGTAACAAGTTTTAACGGAAGAACTGGAACGGTAACTCCACAAGCAAATGATTATACTTGGGCACAAATTGATAAGACAACTTCTTCAATTGGAGATCTTTCTGATGTTGATATGACAGGAGTTGCGGCGAACAAGATTTTAAAATGGGATGGTTCGAAGTGGGCAATCTCGGATGATCTATCAAGTGGAGGAGCGGGATCAGTATCTTCTGCTGAAATTCAAGATGGAACAATTCAGGCGAGTGATTTAAATGCGGGCCTAAACACAACACTGACTCAAGTTGGAACGAACACAACAGATATCGCGACAAACGCAAGTGATATTGCAACGAATGCGGGAAATATCACAACGGCAAATTCAAATATAGCAACAAACGCTTCAAATATTTCAACGAATACTTCTAACATAACAAGTAATGCAAGTTCGATTAGTACGAACACAACAAATATAGCAAGTAATACAACAGCGATTGGTAATAAGGTTGATAAAACGACGACAGTCAATGGTCAGGCGCTTTCATCGAATGTGACTTTAACAACATCAAATGTTGGAGAGGGAACAAATTTGTATTACACGGCTGCGAGAGCAAAGGCAGATGCGATATTGAATTCAACGGCGGGAAGTGAAACGGATCAAGCGGCATCAGTAGCGGCGATGAAAAGTTATGTGCTAGCGCAGACAGGAGCGATCACAGGATCACAGTGGACGACGAGCGGAAGTGATATTTATTATAATGCGGGTAATGTAGGGATTGGGACGAATAGCCCGACAACAAGTAAGGTTGTTATACAACAGAGTGTGGATTCAAATGTAGGTGGATTAAGAATTCAGAATTCAGACAATTCAGGAGCCTTAAGAATATGGAAGACAGCAACAGGAACTGAGGCATCTGTTTTTACAGAACAAGCTGTTGATACAATGGCCTTGAAGGCAGGAAAAGTTGGTATCGGGACATTAACACCATCTCAAGCACTTGAAGTTCAAGGAACAGTTTCTTCTGGAAGTAGAGATAATTCAATAAGTGGTGGTGGTTATCATGTGAACCATCATGGAAATAATGCTTGGTTCTCTGGAGTCTATGGTTATAAATCTCGCGCTGGAGCTACTGTTCAAGATAATGATCAAGTTGGACAATTTATTGGTAGTGGTTACGACGGTACAAGTTATAAAGACGCTGCTAGCATCATCTTTCGTGTTGATGGGACACCAAGTACAGGAATTGTTCCTGGAGAAATGTCTTTTTATACTGCGAACTCTGCAGGTACTCTTCAAAATAGAATGACAATAAACTCAGCAGGAAATGTTGGGATCGGAACAGCAAGTCCACTCAATAAACTAGACGTTGCAGGTTATACACAAATTGAAAGAGGAGAGAGTGACGATTCTAACTATTGGGGTCTAGGCATACTTAGAAAGAGATCAGATGGAATCTCGCCAAATGCTGGCTTCGGAGCTTCGTTTGGATTTATATTAGAGGGCTCAACAGATAACTCATTTGTGTCCGCCGGACAGATAAGTAACTTTTGGGAACAGAATCAAACAGATGATACAGGTCAGAGAGATTCAGCTTTAAGCTTTTCAACAATGTTAAATAATACGATGTCTGAAAAAATGAGAATATCTTCAAATGGCTATTTAGGTTTAGGCACAGCAAGCCCTCAGCAAAAACTCGATCTTTATGATGGGATTATGCAGGTGACTCGCACTGAAGATGACTCGACATCCAGAGGGCATATCTTGCTTGTTAGAGGTGACGGATCTGGTGCAAAAGCTACCATCAATACAGAGAATAGTGGTTCAAATGATGTAAGCGGTATTTCATTTCATATAAATTCTGCTGAAAAGTTTCGTATTAATTCTAATGGGAGTGTGAATGCAACATCTTACTACGGAGATGGTTCAAACCTAACAGGAATAAGCGCTTCGTCTTCAAGTAATACTGGAGATGTTACAATAGCCGCTGACAGTGATGCAAATACAAGTGGTACGATTAATTTTACTACAGCTGGTACTACAAAAATGACAATTTCTAATAGTGGAAATATTGGTATAGGCACTACGTCTCCATTGGATGCGTTGCATGTGAAGTCAGCAGCGGATGACTCACGCATGATCCTTGATTCTGCTTCTAGCTTTGATTCTGAGTTAAAGTTTATGGAAAATGGCGTAACTCAATATACGATAGGTCATGACGCAGCTACAAATAATTTTGTCATAGGAACTTCGAATGTGGATACGGGTCAAAGACTCGTTATAGATTCTAGTGGTAATGTTGGGATTGGAACAAGTGCTCCAAGTAATGCACTTCACGTAGTCAAAAACGTGAATTCTGAGTATGCAGCCTTTATAAAGAATGGTGGAGGAAGTGGGCAAGGTTTGTTAATTGAAGCGAATGCAGGATCATCTGAACCGCTTCTTAATGCTCGTAACAATTTAGGGACATCTAGTCTTTATGTTCAGGGAGATGGAAAGGTTGGAATTGGAACGACTGCACCAATAGGAAAATTCCATGTCGATGGATCTTCAACGACAGCGAGAATTACAAGCTCTTCTGGTCCAAGTTATTTATTAATGGGGAATCGTGACAGTTTGGGTGCTAATAATCCATCAGCGATAACAGCGGCAAATGGAAGTTTGTATTTTGGTGGTGGAGATGATTGGACTTCGGCGACAGGTGGAACCCTAAATTATGGAATGAATTTGTCTGATGCTGGAAATTTATTTATTGGAACTGGTACAACGACGGCGACAGAAAAGCTTCAAGTTAAAGGAAACTTATATTTGGACTCTTCGAGTTCGGAAATAAAGTGGAATGGTAACAATCTCGATCTAAGACTTACTAATGATGCAATTCCTGTCGTTTCTGTGCGTGGTACGGCCAGTTATGATTCTCGATTTGATATGTATGACGCTGGTGATGACGAAGTTAAAGTTCAGCTAAAAACAGGTGGGAGTAGTTACTTTAACGGGGGAAATGTTGGCGTTGGTACCTCGACTCCTACTGAAAAGCTAGAAGTTTCAGGAAATATAAAAGCTGATGGTCTCGTGCTAAACGGTCCTATAAGACGTTCAAGTGGATACACTAACTATATTAGTAATCTACCTTGGTATAGTATTGGCAGTGGAAATGTTGAAGGCTATGTTAAGCTTGTTACGCCAATAGTACATGATGAAGTAAATATGTTTTCGATAAAAATTCGAGGTTACACTTACGGGAATGTAAACTATCGAGTAATGGATATTCATTGCGGTGGATATGCTTATAGCGGTGGTGGTTTAGTTTCCCATGAATGTAAAGCGGACGGAACAGATCTTCCCGTTGAGATTGCCTCTGAAAATAGATCAGGAACAAACTTGGTCGTTATCCGTATTGGAACACCAACGACACCTGCCAGTAGGTGGTATTATGGACACTTCACAGCGGAATATGTTGGTTGGGTTGATAAGGATCCGAGCGGATTTTCTTGGGTTCTTGGGGAAACGACTCCCGCTCTAGGAACAAATTTTA
The Bacteriovorax sp. Seq25_V genome window above contains:
- the nusB gene encoding transcription antitermination factor NusB — its product is MNPANFSNKTAAREYAFKFIYRLFLDDFSEEKDAIIAEDAKYIEAIVEFEESYIKEDEEHIGNGLNPSIQNHGQKLIKGFLNEEKAILGTIEKSLNKRGLSSIGTIEKAVLSLGAYEILFEDTPKKVVLNEYINLVKKFGTKESSSFVNGVLDKIQK
- the nrdR gene encoding transcriptional regulator NrdR — its product is MYCPSCNAQETKVIDSRHLSDGLAVRRRRECLECGKRFTTYEKLQLQMPVIVKNDKRREPYNREKISKGIYKASQKRPVTTSDLNRLIDEIERALAENFPGEVSAKIVGEVTMQKLYQLDPVAYVRFASFYWSFKDINGFVDSLQKSIEKISISKGKHGEPGQLQQ
- a CDS encoding tail fiber domain-containing protein; this encodes MNYIALLLLFILTSCVGPLDKGEISLNLSPEVVKKHKESNLGLPSISTVSLDNDQLTVSGLNFTNLSSVKINSQNLSVVSNDGSTLILSAPSAVMLALNTALNLVVETAAGAASVSVTFNLVDGSVTASKIGDGEVGANHLSSMGAGVGQVMQWNGTTWVPTDLSGLTYLGSWDATTSGVGPDAGGGSSAGEYYVVSNPGTVDVDGISSWAAGDWVVWNGTSWDKIDNSTGVTSFNGRTGTVTPQANDYTWAQIDKTTSSIGDLSDVDMTGVAANKILKWDGSKWAISDDLSSGGAGSVSSAEIQDGTIQASDLNAGLNTTLTQVGTNTTDIATNASDIATNAGNITTANSNIATNASNISTNTSNITSNASSISTNTTNIASNTTAIGNKVDKTTTVNGQALSSNVTLTTSNVGEGTNLYYTAARAKADAILNSTAGSETDQAASVAAMKSYVLAQTGAITGSQWTTSGSDIYYNAGNVGIGTNSPTTSKVVIQQSVDSNVGGLRIQNSDNSGALRIWKTATGTEASVFTEQAVDTMALKAGKVGIGTLTPSQALEVQGTVSSGSRDNSISGGGYHVNHHGNNAWFSGVYGYKSRAGATVQDNDQVGQFIGSGYDGTSYKDAASIIFRVDGTPSTGIVPGEMSFYTANSAGTLQNRMTINSAGNVGIGTASPLNKLDVAGYTQIERGESDDSNYWGLGILRKRSDGISPNAGFGASFGFILEGSTDNSFVSAGQISNFWEQNQTDDTGQRDSALSFSTMLNNTMSEKMRISSNGYLGLGTASPQQKLDLYDGIMQVTRTEDDSTSRGHILLVRGDGSGAKATINTENSGSNDVSGISFHINSAEKFRINSNGSVNATSYYGDGSNLTGISASSSSNTGDVTIAADSDANTSGTINFTTAGTTKMTISNSGNIGIGTTSPLDALHVKSAADDSRMILDSASSFDSELKFMENGVTQYTIGHDAATNNFVIGTSNVDTGQRLVIDSSGNVGIGTSAPSNALHVVKNVNSEYAAFIKNGGGSGQGLLIEANAGSSEPLLNARNNLGTSSLYVQGDGKVGIGTTAPIGKFHVDGSSTTARITSSSGPSYLLMGNRDSLGANNPSAITAANGSLYFGGGDDWTSATGGTLNYGMNLSDAGNLFIGTGTTTATEKLQVKGNLYLDSSSSEIKWNGNNLDLRLTNDAIPVVSVRGTASYDSRFDMYDAGDDEVKVQLKTGGSSYFNGGNVGVGTSTPTEKLEVSGNIKADGLVLNGPIRRSSGYTNYISNLPWYSIGSGNVEGYVKLVTPIVHDEVNMFSIKIRGYTYGNVNYRVMDIHCGGYAYSGGGLVSHECKADGTDLPVEIASENRSGTNLVVIRIGTPTTPASRWYYGHFTAEYVGWVDKDPSGFSWVLGETTPALGTNFNNVILNDYLGTITTTGKIGVGNSSPTATVDIFPTTGQVAGLKIDARPNSTGPALQIAASTRSSVENILEIEDSSGANNLVLKAGGDMGLGISSPISKLDVSGGPDMTAGYNRTLTLHGNHPSLVLKSNGNRGGILYDGAAPTEGMGFYVKATTDDVSGSGTRAMTIFNDGNVGIGTAVPSSKLDIQSSNLNTGVLRILESAGGNSIISLSEGGSGNGKLYVNKVDGSNSVVLASAGDSFFMGGYIGIGTTSPSEKLHVVGNLRVQGSTDCTLGGGAGATNCTSDRRLKDNIVHIPYALDKIRNINGVEFDWNEDSLSPGKHSIGVIAQEIQKVFPTAVIENADGYLSVDYAVLVSPLIEATKELDRNLEMYKMMNQGLAEKVDKNTREIASLKEENEDLKKKVESLEERLERLERLLEK